The following proteins are co-located in the Vibrio astriarenae genome:
- a CDS encoding nuclear transport factor 2 family protein: MSKISSVVTFFTLLMTFAFSNAFAGEAGTMEHEKHEVHSEKTLAVAKAFLEAAGSGDAEAMKALMADDFQWHNEGDFSIPWIGTWGPKDKVFSEFMPAFGEGLKVTSWTTDYSFSNRENAVFMGTMSAIVTKTGEETGVFSWAVRVHVVDGKVKRWHWFEDSYAVSKAYHDK, translated from the coding sequence ATGAGCAAAATTTCTTCGGTAGTCACTTTTTTCACGCTGTTGATGACCTTTGCCTTTTCCAATGCCTTTGCTGGCGAGGCTGGAACAATGGAGCATGAGAAACATGAAGTTCACTCTGAAAAGACACTTGCGGTTGCCAAAGCTTTCCTAGAGGCTGCCGGAAGTGGTGATGCAGAGGCAATGAAAGCGCTAATGGCTGATGATTTCCAATGGCATAATGAAGGCGACTTTTCTATCCCATGGATTGGCACTTGGGGACCCAAAGATAAGGTCTTTAGCGAGTTTATGCCTGCCTTTGGCGAAGGTCTCAAAGTGACGAGTTGGACAACAGACTACAGCTTTTCAAATCGCGAAAATGCCGTGTTCATGGGCACAATGAGCGCGATAGTGACAAAAACTGGCGAGGAAACGGGCGTTTTCAGCTGGGCCGTTCGAGTACATGTTGTTGATGGAAAAGTGAAACGTTGGCATTGGTTTGAAGATAGCTATGCAGTGTCTAAGGCGTATCACGACAAATAA
- a CDS encoding ABC transporter ATP-binding protein has product MRGSLVTLNSGSKHFIDGKETHHVLREVDFNLNIGESVALTGASGSGKSTLLNLIAGFEPLSAGQLLLNGEDTRLWKEAQWSQFRYQQLGVVFQQFNLLTPLNVKQNIAFSLNLNRQKWNDWCDYLIEILGISHLLNRHVSALSGGQQQRVAIARALAHKPSLLLADEPTGNLDQNAGLEVMKLLSDIAAQSNTAIVLVTHSGECADYMQTQLRLQNGQLHRMSSG; this is encoded by the coding sequence ATGCGAGGCTCATTGGTCACACTAAATAGTGGCAGCAAACACTTTATCGATGGTAAGGAGACCCACCATGTTCTTCGAGAGGTAGATTTTAATCTCAATATTGGTGAGAGTGTGGCTTTAACTGGGGCAAGTGGTAGCGGTAAGAGTACGCTACTAAATTTAATCGCAGGTTTCGAACCTCTGAGTGCAGGGCAGTTATTGTTAAATGGGGAAGACACAAGGCTCTGGAAAGAAGCACAGTGGAGCCAATTTCGCTATCAGCAATTAGGCGTTGTCTTCCAGCAATTCAACTTACTGACTCCCCTTAATGTTAAGCAGAACATAGCATTTTCCCTCAATCTAAATCGACAGAAATGGAACGATTGGTGTGATTATTTAATCGAAATTCTGGGCATCAGTCATCTTCTGAATCGACACGTGTCAGCTCTGTCAGGTGGCCAGCAGCAGAGAGTAGCAATAGCTCGAGCATTAGCGCACAAACCATCATTGTTACTTGCCGATGAGCCGACAGGCAATTTAGATCAGAATGCAGGCCTAGAGGTCATGAAACTGCTTAGTGATATTGCGGCTCAAAGTAACACTGCTATTGTGTTGGTGACACACAGTGGCGAATGCGCAGATTACATGCAGACGCAGCTGCGTCTACAAAATGGTCAACTGCATCGAATGAGTAGTGGGTAG
- a CDS encoding DUF1330 domain-containing protein, which translates to MTTYYSVLEVTPTTDEWVADYIGPANKLVAQYGGKYVARTNSHERLEGQGEDPALRIIIEWPSRQAAVDFMRDPEYVPHLKARTEGSVSHHYLIEGKDDLAS; encoded by the coding sequence ATGACGACTTATTATTCTGTACTTGAAGTAACGCCAACCACAGACGAATGGGTAGCCGATTATATTGGACCAGCCAACAAACTGGTGGCTCAATATGGTGGTAAGTATGTAGCCCGCACAAACAGCCACGAACGCCTCGAAGGACAAGGGGAAGACCCTGCATTGCGTATCATCATCGAGTGGCCGTCACGTCAAGCAGCCGTCGATTTTATGCGTGACCCTGAATATGTCCCGCATTTGAAAGCTCGGACCGAGGGCTCTGTCAGCCATCACTATCTCATTGAAGGTAAAGATGATTTGGCAAGTTAA